The uncultured Desulfobulbus sp. genome window below encodes:
- a CDS encoding IS66 family transposase: MKFDAATLPNTPEALKQIFAELHGQLDTLQAAHQKETSLLHEQIRHLRAQLFGPKSEKITSDSSIQILPLFDMPEPEECDTEPEKINIEGHQRSKKGRRPLPEDLPRVEQVHDIDESEKTCGCGGRLVRIGEEVSEQLDIVPARMQVIRHIRPKYACKACEGEKNNGAAVKVAPVHPQIKEPGRSPRTKSYMWGFRRGDPDKSPIIIYQYRPTREGDVVRSFLEDFSGYVHSDGYNGYAFLDTREGVPHIGCLAHVRRKFNNIVKAQGKKRKSGAADVALSFISKLYKLERQFEKQHLGSDEIYQQRQNYAKPILEDFHQWLLKQSARTLPKGLLGQAVIYALNQWDRVKGYLEHGNLSPDNNLTENCIRPFAVGRKNWLFAGTPQGAEASAALYSLIETAKANTVAPYSYLRYIFEKLPLAATLEDYEALLLWNAREACVQTIA; this comes from the coding sequence ATGAAATTCGATGCCGCCACATTGCCCAATACCCCTGAAGCGCTCAAGCAGATTTTTGCTGAATTGCACGGTCAGCTTGATACCTTACAGGCGGCACACCAAAAAGAAACATCTCTGCTCCATGAGCAGATCCGCCACCTTCGGGCACAACTCTTTGGCCCCAAAAGCGAAAAAATCACCAGCGATAGTTCAATCCAAATCCTGCCCCTGTTTGACATGCCGGAACCGGAAGAGTGCGATACCGAGCCGGAAAAAATCAACATCGAGGGGCATCAGCGAAGCAAGAAGGGCCGGAGGCCGCTTCCTGAGGATCTTCCCCGTGTTGAGCAGGTGCATGATATCGATGAAAGCGAGAAGACCTGTGGATGTGGGGGTCGCCTAGTCCGCATAGGAGAAGAAGTCTCCGAGCAGTTGGACATTGTTCCAGCCAGAATGCAGGTCATTCGCCATATTCGGCCTAAATACGCCTGCAAGGCGTGTGAAGGCGAAAAAAACAATGGCGCCGCGGTCAAAGTTGCACCGGTTCATCCCCAAATCAAAGAACCGGGGCGGTCACCTCGAACCAAGTCCTATATGTGGGGCTTTCGTCGGGGTGATCCGGATAAATCCCCCATTATCATCTATCAATATCGACCAACCCGTGAAGGAGATGTGGTTCGTAGTTTTCTAGAAGATTTTTCCGGATATGTCCATAGCGATGGCTACAACGGTTATGCTTTCCTGGATACCCGTGAAGGGGTGCCCCATATCGGCTGCCTTGCTCATGTACGTCGCAAATTCAACAACATTGTCAAGGCGCAGGGCAAGAAACGCAAAAGCGGGGCTGCCGATGTTGCGCTCTCTTTTATCAGCAAACTGTACAAACTGGAACGACAGTTTGAAAAACAGCACCTGGGCAGCGACGAGATCTACCAGCAGCGGCAAAATTACGCAAAACCCATTCTGGAAGATTTTCACCAGTGGTTACTGAAACAATCCGCAAGGACGCTCCCCAAAGGATTATTAGGCCAAGCCGTGATCTATGCCCTCAACCAGTGGGATCGAGTTAAAGGCTATCTCGAGCATGGCAACCTCAGTCCAGACAACAATCTGACCGAAAATTGCATACGCCCCTTTGCCGTAGGCAGGAAAAACTGGCTTTTTGCAGGGACTCCCCAAGGAGCGGAAGCCAGCGCCGCCCTTTATAGCCTGATCGAAACGGCCAAAGCCAATACTGTCGCCCCCTACTCCTACCTGCGCTACATCTTCGAGAAGTTACCATTAGCTGCGACACTCGAGGACTACGAAGCACTACTGCTGTGGAATGCTCGAGAAGCCTGCGTGCAAACTATTGCGTGA